From Lujinxingia vulgaris, a single genomic window includes:
- the hemH gene encoding ferrochelatase, whose amino-acid sequence MSKGVLLVNLGSPDSTETGDVRRYLREFLSDPRVLDINPIQRSALVNLIIAPTRAPKSAEAYKEVWTEQGSPLIVTTYRVRDLLRERIDLPVEVGMRYGNPSAESGIRALMAQGVTELFLIPLYPHYAMSSYETAVAKVQDTMDAIAPKLRLVVQPPFYNDPQYIDAVLERAKDALAKNPDHVLFSFHGIPERQVKATDPSGCFCLRMENCCETRHPAHSFCYRHQCFTTAKMLAAKAGLERDQWSVSFQSRLGRDPWLKPYTDFVLEELPSKGVKSIAVFSPAFVADCLETIEELGMEGKEEFIKAGGKDYDLVPCLNDSTLWIDLLERFVTDYLDGKLAA is encoded by the coding sequence ATGAGTAAAGGTGTCCTGCTCGTTAATCTGGGCTCTCCCGACTCCACCGAGACCGGCGATGTGCGCCGCTACCTGCGCGAGTTTTTGAGCGATCCGCGGGTGCTCGACATCAACCCGATTCAACGCTCGGCGCTGGTGAACTTAATCATCGCCCCGACCCGCGCCCCCAAATCCGCCGAGGCCTACAAAGAGGTCTGGACCGAGCAGGGCTCGCCACTGATCGTGACCACCTACCGGGTGCGCGATCTTCTGCGCGAGCGCATCGATCTTCCGGTGGAGGTGGGTATGCGCTACGGCAACCCCTCGGCCGAGTCGGGCATCCGCGCGCTGATGGCCCAGGGGGTCACCGAGCTCTTTCTGATTCCGCTCTACCCGCACTACGCCATGTCGAGCTACGAGACGGCCGTGGCCAAAGTGCAGGACACCATGGACGCCATCGCCCCGAAGCTGCGCCTGGTGGTGCAGCCGCCCTTTTACAACGATCCGCAGTACATCGACGCGGTGCTTGAGCGGGCCAAAGACGCGCTGGCCAAAAACCCCGACCACGTGCTCTTTAGCTTCCACGGCATCCCGGAGCGCCAGGTCAAAGCGACCGACCCCTCGGGTTGTTTCTGCCTGCGGATGGAAAACTGCTGTGAGACGCGCCACCCCGCGCATAGCTTCTGTTACCGCCACCAGTGCTTCACCACCGCGAAGATGCTCGCGGCGAAGGCGGGCCTTGAGCGTGATCAGTGGTCGGTGTCGTTCCAGTCGCGCCTGGGCCGTGACCCCTGGCTCAAGCCCTACACCGACTTTGTGCTCGAAGAGCTCCCGTCGAAGGGCGTCAAATCCATCGCGGTCTTCTCGCCAGCCTTTGTGGCCGACTGCCTGGAGACGATCGAAGAGCTGGGCATGGAGGGCAAAGAAGAGTTCATCAAGGCCGGCGGCAAGGACTATGACCTTGTGCCCTGCCTCAACGACTCCACCCTGTGGATCGACCTCCTTGAGCGTTTTGTGACCGACTACCTCGACGGCAAACTCGCCGCCTGA
- the hemL gene encoding glutamate-1-semialdehyde 2,1-aminomutase: protein MLEKSQQLLQRATKSIPGGVNSPVRAFKSVGGTPPFIERAEGAYLFDADGNRYIDYVLTWGPAIIGHAHPEVVEACQAAMAKGSSFGAPTELEIELAETMIARVPGLDVVRLVNSGTEACMSAIRLARGATGRDKFIKFAGCYHGHADSFLIAAGSGALTLGTPNSPGVTEGTAKDTLLAQFNDLGSVRQIFETFPTDVAAIILEPVCGNTGCIPPDPGFLEGLRELCDAHGTVLIFDEVMTGFRVGYGGAAGRFGVTPDLYTFGKVVGGGFPLAAYGGKEALMRHVAPDGPVYQAGTLSGNPIAVTAGLKTLQLLTPEVYEGLEAASLRLSEGMQAIIDKHSYPMTQHRVGAMFGVFFTDKTVHTHEDVHGCDLERFNAFFHAMLKRGVYLAPSQYEAGFLSTHHSDDLIDQTLTCAEEALAEVFAD from the coding sequence ATGCTCGAAAAAAGCCAGCAGCTCCTTCAGCGCGCCACCAAATCCATCCCCGGCGGGGTCAACTCGCCAGTGCGAGCGTTTAAGTCTGTTGGGGGCACGCCGCCCTTTATCGAGCGCGCCGAGGGAGCGTATCTCTTTGACGCCGATGGCAACCGCTACATCGATTACGTGCTGACCTGGGGCCCGGCGATCATTGGTCACGCCCACCCGGAGGTGGTTGAAGCGTGTCAGGCGGCGATGGCGAAAGGCTCGTCCTTTGGTGCGCCCACCGAGCTGGAGATCGAGCTTGCCGAGACGATGATCGCGCGGGTTCCCGGCCTTGATGTGGTGCGCCTGGTCAACAGCGGCACCGAGGCCTGCATGTCGGCGATTCGCCTGGCCCGCGGGGCGACCGGCCGCGACAAGTTCATCAAATTTGCAGGCTGCTACCACGGTCACGCCGACTCTTTCTTGATCGCGGCGGGCTCCGGCGCGCTGACCCTGGGTACGCCCAACTCCCCCGGGGTGACCGAGGGCACGGCCAAAGACACGCTGCTTGCGCAGTTCAATGATCTGGGCTCGGTGCGCCAGATTTTCGAGACCTTCCCCACCGATGTGGCCGCGATCATTCTGGAGCCGGTCTGCGGCAACACCGGCTGCATTCCGCCCGACCCCGGGTTCCTTGAGGGCCTGCGAGAGCTTTGCGATGCCCACGGCACGGTCCTCATCTTCGATGAGGTCATGACGGGCTTCCGCGTGGGCTACGGTGGCGCTGCGGGCCGATTTGGCGTCACTCCCGACCTCTATACCTTCGGAAAGGTGGTGGGCGGCGGCTTCCCGCTGGCCGCCTACGGCGGCAAAGAGGCGCTGATGCGTCATGTCGCTCCCGATGGGCCGGTCTACCAGGCGGGCACCCTCTCCGGAAACCCGATCGCGGTGACCGCCGGTCTGAAGACTCTGCAGCTGCTCACGCCCGAGGTCTACGAGGGGCTGGAGGCGGCCAGCCTGCGCCTGAGCGAAGGCATGCAGGCGATCATCGACAAGCACAGCTATCCGATGACCCAGCATCGGGTCGGCGCGATGTTCGGGGTCTTCTTTACCGATAAAACCGTGCATACCCATGAGGATGTGCATGGCTGCGACCTTGAGCGCTTCAACGCCTTCTTCCACGCCATGCTCAAGCGCGGCGTGTACCTGGCGCCCAGCCAGTACGAGGCCGGATTTTTGTCGACGCACCACAGTGACGACCTTATCGACCAGACCCTGACGTGTGCCGAAGAGGCGCTGGCGGAGGTTTTTGCCGACTGA
- the hemE gene encoding uroporphyrinogen decarboxylase, with the protein MNRRQRFLAACKSQPVDRPPIWVMRQAGRHLPEYLKLKEKYSFHELVQTPELALEVTTQPLRRYDMDAAILFSDILVIPEALGQPYHFRDVGGIEMEFALKSKADIDKLSIDAIEEKLAYVPGAIKLIREELGDERALIGFGGSPWTLATYMIEGGSSKTYARAKQMFYSEPEIFEALMEKITAGLVRYFEMQIDAGVDALQIFDSWGGVLSPHAFEHASAKWMGRVVEAIGGRVPTVVFSKGMHHLLDPLVATGADVLGVDWTARLSDVRRALPANVAVQGNLDPIILNTTPEIVRKEATRILDDMRGLDGHIFNLGHGITPQAKIECMEALVETVTSYGQ; encoded by the coding sequence ATGAACCGCCGCCAACGCTTCCTCGCCGCCTGCAAAAGCCAGCCCGTTGACCGCCCGCCCATCTGGGTGATGCGTCAGGCCGGCCGCCACCTGCCGGAGTACCTTAAGCTCAAGGAGAAGTACTCCTTCCATGAGCTTGTGCAGACGCCGGAGCTTGCGCTGGAAGTCACCACCCAGCCTCTGCGTCGCTACGATATGGACGCGGCGATCCTCTTTAGCGACATTCTGGTGATTCCCGAGGCGCTGGGCCAGCCCTACCACTTTAGGGATGTGGGCGGCATCGAGATGGAGTTCGCGCTCAAATCGAAGGCCGACATCGACAAGCTCTCCATCGATGCGATCGAAGAGAAGCTGGCGTATGTGCCGGGGGCCATCAAACTGATTCGCGAAGAGCTCGGCGATGAGCGCGCGCTGATTGGCTTTGGCGGCAGCCCCTGGACGCTCGCGACGTACATGATCGAGGGCGGCTCCTCCAAAACCTACGCCCGCGCCAAGCAGATGTTCTACTCGGAGCCCGAGATCTTTGAGGCGCTGATGGAGAAGATCACCGCCGGGCTTGTGCGCTATTTCGAGATGCAGATCGACGCCGGCGTCGACGCCCTGCAGATCTTCGACAGCTGGGGCGGTGTGCTCTCGCCACACGCCTTTGAACACGCCTCGGCCAAATGGATGGGCCGCGTGGTGGAGGCCATCGGCGGTCGGGTGCCCACGGTGGTCTTCTCCAAGGGCATGCATCATCTGCTCGACCCGCTGGTCGCCACCGGCGCCGACGTGCTGGGTGTGGACTGGACCGCGCGCCTGAGCGATGTGCGCCGCGCGCTGCCGGCCAACGTGGCGGTGCAGGGCAACCTCGACCCGATCATCCTCAACACCACCCCGGAGATCGTGCGCAAAGAAGCCACGCGTATCCTCGATGATATGCGCGGGCTCGACGGGCACATCTTCAACCTGGGTCACGGCATCACCCCCCAGGCGAAGATCGAGTGCATGGAGGCGCTGGTCGAGACGGTGACCTCCTACGGTCAGTAA
- a CDS encoding VOC family protein — protein sequence MARVTGIGGIFFRANDPKALQAWYVEHLGLPDFDGYVIFQNKEETQPEAYSIFAPFKKDTEYFGSERQAFMINFRVDDLHAMLQSLRDAGVEVDAKTEDSEFGKFGWAVDPEGNRFELWEPPAVPYSPDA from the coding sequence ATGGCACGCGTCACCGGCATCGGCGGCATCTTCTTTCGCGCTAACGACCCCAAAGCCCTTCAGGCCTGGTACGTCGAGCACCTGGGCCTCCCGGACTTCGATGGCTACGTCATCTTCCAGAACAAAGAAGAGACGCAGCCGGAGGCCTACAGCATCTTTGCGCCCTTCAAAAAAGACACCGAGTACTTTGGAAGCGAGCGCCAGGCCTTCATGATCAACTTCCGCGTCGACGACCTCCACGCCATGCTCCAAAGCCTGCGCGACGCCGGGGTCGAGGTCGATGCGAAGACCGAAGACTCGGAGTTTGGCAAATTTGGATGGGCGGTCGATCCGGAGGGCAACCGATTTGAGTTGTGGGAGCCGCCGGCCGTTCCGTATAGCCCCGACGCCTGA
- the hemB gene encoding porphobilinogen synthase → MSSFDLTRRPRRLRATSHIRDLVRETHLRRDDLIMPIFVSHGSNIRREISSMPGIFQHSLDELDRELDAISQAGVPRVILFGIPEHKDAVGSDAFDTEGGIIQRAVRHIKKSHPHLYVITDVCFCEYTDHGHCGVLADDGRLLNDPTLSNLQRQAISHARAGADMVAPSGMIDGMIGAMRQALDEDGFHDLPIMSYAVKYASAFYGPFRDAVDSAPQSGDRRAYQMDPANAREALVEAALDVEQGADILMVKPALAYLDIVASIRANFDLPVAAYNVSGEYSMVKAAAANGWVDERALATEKLLAMKRAGADIIITYFARDLAGDLS, encoded by the coding sequence ATGAGCTCTTTTGACCTGACTCGCCGACCGCGCCGCCTGCGCGCGACCTCGCATATCCGCGACCTTGTGCGGGAGACGCATCTTCGTCGCGACGACCTGATCATGCCGATCTTTGTGTCGCACGGCAGCAACATCCGCCGCGAGATCTCCTCGATGCCCGGCATCTTCCAGCACTCGCTCGACGAGCTCGACCGCGAGCTCGACGCCATCAGCCAGGCCGGCGTACCGCGGGTGATCCTCTTTGGCATCCCCGAGCATAAAGACGCCGTGGGCTCCGACGCCTTTGACACCGAAGGCGGCATCATCCAGCGCGCGGTGCGCCACATTAAAAAGAGCCACCCGCACCTCTACGTCATCACCGACGTCTGTTTTTGCGAATACACCGACCACGGCCACTGCGGCGTGCTGGCCGACGACGGGCGCCTGCTCAACGATCCGACCTTGAGCAACCTGCAGCGTCAGGCCATCTCCCACGCGCGCGCCGGTGCCGACATGGTCGCCCCTTCGGGCATGATCGACGGCATGATCGGCGCGATGCGACAGGCCCTCGACGAAGATGGCTTTCATGATCTTCCGATCATGAGCTACGCCGTCAAATACGCCTCAGCCTTCTACGGACCTTTTCGCGACGCGGTCGACTCCGCGCCGCAGTCCGGCGACCGACGCGCCTACCAGATGGACCCGGCCAACGCCCGCGAGGCGCTGGTTGAGGCAGCCCTCGATGTGGAGCAGGGCGCCGACATCCTGATGGTCAAACCCGCCCTTGCCTACCTGGACATCGTGGCCAGTATCCGCGCCAACTTCGACCTGCCGGTGGCGGCGTATAACGTCAGCGGCGAGTATTCGATGGTGAAGGCAGCTGCGGCGAATGGTTGGGTGGATGAGCGCGCGCTCGCCACGGAAAAACTTCTCGCGATGAAGCGCGCCGGCGCCGACATCATCATCACCTATTTCGCCCGCGACCTGGCCGGCGACCTTAGCTGA
- the hemG gene encoding protoporphyrinogen oxidase yields MTPHIAVLGAGISGLSIAYALEQAGMRVTLFEANERVGGPLRSSRIEGYLVEHGPHTLFQRSAALASLLSELGLDDAIVDARESASRRYVVRYGRPLVLPQSPAAFLKSELLSTSAKLRLLAEPLIPGFDREGVDESLANFVERRLGREVLDYLLDPFVGGTYAGDPRQMSARHTFGMLKELEDEAGSLVLGAIKRKLQSPDSDTPPAKKRLLSFTGGLQTLTDALASKLNGELKLGAPVTGLRRDEGSWRVLYRRGKSNAGVSVDAVVSTLPSYAVADLRLKGVTPPEPALKRVAKITFAPCTLVSTGFKRGDVAHPLDGFGVLAPRVEEMHTLGSLFVSSMFPERAPEGRVNLTTFVGGARQPELALLDDDAVLELVKFDLNRILGLRAEPEFVHISRWERAIPQFEVGHQLVLDAYSEIEAAMPGVFFAGNTRDTVALPALLDARHAHAARVTDFLHHA; encoded by the coding sequence ATGACACCTCATATCGCCGTCTTAGGAGCGGGCATCTCCGGGCTTTCGATCGCGTACGCGCTGGAGCAGGCCGGGATGCGTGTGACCCTCTTTGAGGCCAACGAGCGTGTGGGTGGTCCGCTTCGCTCCTCGCGCATCGAGGGCTACCTGGTCGAGCACGGGCCGCACACCCTCTTTCAGCGCTCTGCGGCCCTGGCCTCATTGCTCTCGGAGCTCGGGCTGGATGACGCCATCGTTGACGCGCGCGAGAGCGCGTCGCGCCGCTATGTGGTGCGCTACGGACGGCCGCTGGTGTTGCCGCAATCGCCGGCTGCGTTCTTGAAGAGCGAACTTCTCTCCACCTCGGCCAAACTTCGACTTCTGGCCGAGCCGCTGATTCCCGGCTTCGATCGGGAGGGCGTCGACGAGAGCCTGGCGAACTTTGTGGAGCGCCGTCTGGGTCGGGAAGTGCTCGACTACCTGCTCGATCCTTTTGTAGGAGGCACCTACGCCGGCGACCCGCGCCAGATGTCGGCGCGCCACACCTTCGGGATGCTCAAAGAACTTGAGGATGAGGCCGGCTCGCTGGTGCTCGGTGCCATCAAGCGCAAGCTTCAATCCCCCGACTCCGATACACCGCCGGCAAAAAAACGCCTCCTCTCATTCACAGGTGGCCTCCAGACCCTGACCGACGCGCTGGCCTCAAAGCTCAATGGCGAGCTCAAGCTCGGCGCGCCAGTCACCGGTCTTCGCCGCGATGAGGGGAGCTGGCGGGTGCTCTACCGACGCGGCAAGTCCAACGCCGGCGTCAGCGTCGACGCCGTCGTCTCCACCCTGCCCTCCTACGCTGTGGCCGATCTTCGCTTGAAGGGTGTGACGCCGCCGGAGCCCGCGCTCAAGCGCGTAGCGAAGATCACCTTTGCGCCCTGCACGCTCGTCTCCACCGGCTTTAAGCGCGGCGACGTCGCCCACCCTCTCGATGGCTTCGGGGTGCTGGCGCCTCGGGTTGAAGAGATGCACACCCTGGGCAGCCTCTTTGTCTCCTCGATGTTCCCGGAGCGCGCGCCCGAGGGCCGCGTCAACCTCACGACCTTTGTGGGCGGCGCGCGTCAGCCTGAGCTTGCGCTCCTCGATGACGACGCGGTGCTCGAGCTTGTGAAGTTCGACCTCAACCGCATCCTCGGGCTGCGCGCGGAGCCGGAGTTCGTGCACATCTCGCGCTGGGAGCGCGCCATCCCGCAGTTTGAGGTGGGCCACCAGCTCGTCCTCGACGCCTACTCCGAGATTGAGGCGGCGATGCCCGGCGTCTTTTTTGCGGGCAACACCCGCGACACCGTCGCGCTTCCCGCGCTCCTCGACGCGCGACACGCGCACGCCGCGCGCGTCACCGACTTCCTTCACCACGCTTAA
- a CDS encoding GNAT family N-acetyltransferase → MSEHEPNFSHQETETGGSIFLERDGERVAKIDYRRAPSGAMEVHHTFVDTSMRGQGMARKLVAAAVEHARRTDCKISPSCSAARAILQKTPDYHDVLEAAYLP, encoded by the coding sequence ATGAGCGAGCACGAGCCGAACTTTTCGCATCAAGAGACCGAAACCGGTGGTTCCATCTTCCTAGAGAGGGATGGTGAGCGGGTGGCAAAGATCGATTATCGCCGCGCGCCCTCCGGCGCGATGGAGGTGCATCATACCTTTGTCGACACCTCGATGCGGGGTCAGGGCATGGCGCGCAAACTTGTCGCCGCAGCCGTAGAACATGCGCGCCGCACCGACTGCAAGATCTCGCCATCCTGCTCGGCGGCGCGCGCGATCCTGCAGAAGACGCCGGATTACCACGATGTGCTTGAGGCGGCGTACCTGCCCTGA
- a CDS encoding protein-L-isoaspartate(D-aspartate) O-methyltransferase, which yields MSDAREDRYAPARRRMVEQQIRSRGIELEPVLKAMAEVPRERFVPRRYRSQAYEDTALPIGGGQTITQPYLVAWMTVLLRPHPHDRVLEVGTGSGYQAAVLARLVDEVFTIERVDELAARARHTLADLSVDNVAVRSGDGSLGWAGVAPFDGIIVTAGALTIPEPLLEQLRVGGRLVMPLGPQSAPQTLVRVTRTSERRYRREEFGQVRFVPLIGEEGADEAPSRGDFWF from the coding sequence ATGTCAGACGCACGAGAGGATCGCTACGCCCCGGCGCGCCGCAGGATGGTCGAGCAGCAGATACGCTCCCGGGGCATCGAGCTTGAACCGGTACTTAAGGCCATGGCCGAGGTGCCCAGGGAGCGTTTTGTCCCCCGGCGCTACCGATCGCAAGCCTACGAAGACACGGCCCTTCCCATCGGAGGCGGCCAGACCATCACCCAACCTTATCTGGTGGCCTGGATGACCGTGCTTCTGCGACCGCATCCCCACGATCGGGTGCTGGAGGTGGGCACCGGCTCGGGCTATCAGGCCGCCGTACTCGCCAGGCTCGTTGACGAAGTCTTCACCATTGAGCGGGTCGATGAACTCGCCGCGCGCGCTCGCCATACGCTGGCGGACTTAAGCGTCGATAACGTCGCGGTGCGCAGCGGCGACGGGTCGCTCGGCTGGGCCGGCGTCGCGCCTTTTGACGGCATCATCGTGACCGCCGGCGCCCTCACCATCCCCGAGCCGCTGCTTGAGCAACTTCGTGTGGGCGGCCGGCTTGTGATGCCGCTCGGCCCGCAGAGCGCGCCGCAGACCCTGGTGCGTGTCACGCGCACCTCCGAGCGTCGCTACCGCCGGGAGGAGTTTGGCCAGGTGCGTTTTGTGCCCCTGATCGGCGAAGAGGGCGCCGATGAGGCGCCCTCTCGCGGGGATTTCTGGTTTTAA